From a region of the Nonlabens dokdonensis DSW-6 genome:
- a CDS encoding NAD-dependent epimerase/dehydratase family protein — protein MKVLVTGSSGFLGKYILSELIELGFKVHTLGRKKSSTIFADLVMDDFNIEQHYDCIIHVAGKAHSIPKTSLERKEFYDVNLKGTTNLLNALIKKPKYFIFISTVSVYGLDVGKDINEDMPLNSLEPYGQSKLMAEKSVLEWGEKHNVVITILRLPLLFGVNPPGNLNSMINAIRKGYYFNIDDGNVRKSMVFASDVASFLPKVATYGGIYNLTDGHHPSFKQLSVIIASHYNVRKPISLPYFFIFIIANCADMLQKILKKKMPINKRQLLKMTNSLTFSDQKARKIGWNPKKIIDYPNNWL, from the coding sequence ATGAAAGTTTTGGTTACAGGTAGTTCTGGTTTTTTAGGTAAATATATCTTAAGTGAGTTGATAGAGTTAGGTTTTAAGGTACATACTTTAGGAAGAAAAAAAAGTTCTACTATTTTTGCCGATCTTGTAATGGATGATTTTAATATAGAGCAACACTATGATTGTATCATACATGTTGCAGGAAAGGCTCATTCAATTCCTAAGACCTCTTTGGAAAGGAAAGAATTCTATGATGTCAATTTAAAAGGGACTACCAACTTATTAAATGCCTTGATAAAAAAACCAAAGTATTTTATTTTTATCAGTACCGTTTCGGTTTACGGCTTAGATGTAGGAAAAGATATAAATGAAGATATGCCTTTAAATTCTTTAGAGCCTTATGGTCAAAGTAAATTAATGGCAGAGAAAAGCGTGTTAGAATGGGGAGAGAAGCATAACGTCGTCATTACAATATTAAGGTTACCACTTCTTTTTGGTGTTAATCCTCCCGGTAATTTAAATTCTATGATAAATGCAATTAGAAAAGGATATTATTTTAATATAGATGATGGTAACGTAAGAAAATCAATGGTATTCGCTAGTGATGTAGCTTCTTTTCTACCTAAAGTAGCTACTTATGGAGGTATTTACAATCTAACTGATGGACATCACCCATCATTTAAGCAGTTATCAGTCATAATTGCAAGTCATTATAATGTTCGTAAACCAATATCTTTACCATATTTTTTTATTTTCATTATTGCAAATTGTGCTGATATGTTACAAAAAATATTAAAAAAGAAAATGCCGATAAATAAAAGGCAACTTTTAAAGATGACTAACTCATTAACTTTCAGTGATCAAAAGGCGAGAAAAATTGGATGGAATCCCAAAAAAATAATTGATTACCCAAACAACTGGTTATAA
- a CDS encoding PIG-L deacetylase family protein has translation MKTFLTITAHPDDEALGFGASSYVLSQKGHKVYNCILSGSVDARRHKPDQEDLKIHTNKAQEYMGAEKPILGNFPNIKFNTVAHLELVQYIEKIIEEIEPDVLITHHPYDLNNDHYHTSKACQAAARLFQRKPTKPIEAFYFMEIPSSTDWAFPVDGQTFRPDTFIEVGKIGVEQKLKALHAYEGVMRPYPHPRSDEAITALAVLRGSQAGKMYCESFQTAMNIINF, from the coding sequence ATGAAAACATTTCTTACAATTACTGCTCATCCAGATGATGAGGCTTTAGGATTCGGCGCGAGTTCTTATGTCTTATCGCAAAAAGGGCACAAAGTTTATAACTGCATTTTATCAGGTTCTGTAGACGCTAGAAGACATAAACCAGATCAAGAGGATTTGAAAATTCATACTAATAAGGCTCAAGAATATATGGGTGCTGAAAAACCTATTTTAGGAAATTTTCCTAACATCAAGTTCAATACGGTTGCGCATTTAGAATTAGTCCAGTACATAGAAAAAATTATAGAAGAAATAGAACCAGATGTTCTCATAACGCATCACCCTTATGATCTCAACAATGATCATTACCATACCTCTAAAGCATGTCAAGCGGCAGCTAGACTATTTCAAAGAAAACCAACTAAACCTATTGAAGCATTTTATTTCATGGAAATTCCTTCTTCTACAGACTGGGCATTTCCTGTAGATGGACAGACTTTTAGACCAGATACTTTTATAGAAGTAGGAAAGATAGGTGTAGAGCAAAAGCTAAAAGCACTACACGCTTATGAAGGTGTTATGAGACCTTATCCCCATCCTAGAAGTGACGAGGCGATCACTGCACTAGCAGTTTTAAGAGGATCACAAGCTGGTAAAATGTATTGTGAGTCATTTCAAACAGCTATGAATATAATAAATTTCTAA
- a CDS encoding HAD family hydrolase, whose protein sequence is MKIKNILWDFDGVILDSMKVRDWGFREIFEHFDKEKVDKLIDYHRVNGGLSRYVKIRYFYESILNKNISDEEVLVHATAFSDLMRSELTDKKNLIKETVDFIEANHSNYNFHIVSGSDQEELRFICKELGLAVYFNSIHGSPTPKNKLVSDLMFENKYDSNETILIGDSINDYEAAVANSLTFYGFNNTSLKSVSDSYINSFERLVIQ, encoded by the coding sequence ATGAAAATAAAAAACATACTTTGGGATTTTGATGGTGTCATTTTAGATTCAATGAAAGTTAGAGATTGGGGATTTAGAGAGATTTTTGAACATTTTGATAAGGAAAAGGTTGACAAACTGATAGATTATCATCGTGTGAATGGAGGTCTTTCTAGATATGTTAAAATTAGATACTTTTATGAGTCTATTTTAAATAAAAATATTTCTGACGAAGAAGTATTAGTTCACGCCACCGCTTTTTCTGATTTAATGAGGAGTGAATTAACTGATAAAAAAAACCTTATTAAAGAAACAGTAGATTTTATTGAAGCAAACCATTCAAATTATAATTTTCACATTGTCTCGGGATCTGATCAAGAAGAACTGAGATTTATCTGTAAGGAATTAGGCTTAGCAGTTTACTTTAATTCTATTCATGGGTCTCCTACACCTAAAAACAAACTTGTTTCAGATTTAATGTTTGAGAATAAATATGATTCAAATGAAACTATACTCATTGGAGATTCAATTAACGACTATGAAGCTGCCGTGGCAAATAGCTTGACATTTTATGGTTTTAACAATACTTCCTTGAAAAGTGTTAGTGATTCATATATCAATAGTTTTGAAAGATTAGTAATTCAATAG
- a CDS encoding glycosyltransferase family 4 protein yields MSKQDVYIVSELFYPETISTGYIMTEIAAEMAKTYNVKVICGPEYYEKKDKVEKVDSLPDIDIFRIKSNGYNKNKLLSRVFGNFLVSFKLFQLMKSEIPSDSKVLMVTNPIFLLLIASFYSKSKKWKINLLVHDVFPENLLLSNVLKSKNFIFKILEIFFNRSFKKMHSIIVLGRDMKAIFQNKVANKVQIHVIENWADTERISASILNEQSSKNLLFAGNLGRLQGIDSLLSALYKTRNEDYTFTFIGNGAFSATIDNFIKNNNLSHIEKLGWIERSKQNEFLANSTIGVVTLKKGMVGLGVPSKFYNLLAAGKPILYIGDLYSELYYVLKENNIGWFVESGSTEMICTTIMEIINTDFNTLRKMSLNARNLSVERYDKKIVLSRFVEIFKD; encoded by the coding sequence GTGAGTAAACAAGATGTTTATATAGTTTCTGAACTTTTTTATCCAGAAACAATCTCTACAGGATATATAATGACTGAGATTGCTGCAGAAATGGCTAAAACTTATAATGTAAAGGTTATCTGTGGACCTGAGTATTATGAAAAGAAAGATAAAGTTGAAAAAGTTGATTCCCTACCAGATATAGATATTTTTAGGATCAAATCAAATGGGTACAATAAAAATAAACTACTTTCTAGAGTTTTTGGTAATTTTTTAGTTTCCTTCAAATTATTCCAATTAATGAAAAGTGAGATTCCATCAGACTCTAAAGTCCTAATGGTTACTAATCCTATTTTTTTATTATTAATTGCAAGCTTTTATTCAAAATCTAAAAAGTGGAAAATTAATTTATTAGTTCACGATGTTTTTCCAGAAAATCTATTGCTATCGAATGTTCTTAAATCTAAGAATTTTATTTTTAAAATTTTAGAAATTTTCTTTAATCGTTCATTCAAAAAAATGCACAGTATTATTGTGTTGGGAAGGGACATGAAAGCAATATTTCAAAATAAAGTAGCCAATAAAGTACAAATTCACGTGATTGAGAATTGGGCTGATACTGAGAGGATTTCAGCTAGTATTTTAAATGAGCAGTCATCTAAAAACTTACTTTTTGCAGGTAACTTAGGCAGATTGCAAGGAATTGATTCTCTTTTAAGTGCTTTGTATAAAACTAGAAATGAAGATTATACTTTTACCTTTATTGGTAATGGAGCCTTTTCAGCAACTATAGATAATTTCATAAAAAATAATAATCTTTCTCATATAGAAAAATTGGGTTGGATTGAACGCTCTAAACAGAATGAGTTTCTAGCAAATTCTACGATTGGCGTTGTTACTTTAAAAAAAGGAATGGTAGGACTAGGTGTACCTTCTAAATTTTATAACCTTTTGGCTGCTGGTAAACCTATATTATATATTGGGGATTTATATTCTGAGCTTTATTATGTTTTAAAGGAGAATAATATAGGCTGGTTTGTAGAATCGGGCAGTACAGAAATGATTTGTACAACGATTATGGAAATAATCAATACAGATTTTAATACACTGAGGAAAATGTCATTAAATGCACGAAATTTGTCTGTTGAACGCTATGATAAGAAAATTGTTTTATCTCGTTTTGTAGAAATTTTTAAAGATTAG
- a CDS encoding sugar transferase → MYLLFKRFFDIVLSILLLIILLPLFTVIALIIYIQDFGTPIFKQKRLGKNGEEFLFYKFRSMPLDTPDLESKERDKLEITPFGTFIRRTNLDELPQFFNVLVGDMSFIGPRPPILKQLSLIKLRKENGSLNLRPGLTGWAQVNSYDNMPENIKAKFDGEYYDKISLKMDLKILLKTVVYFTKKPPTY, encoded by the coding sequence ATGTATTTACTGTTCAAGCGTTTTTTTGATATAGTGTTATCAATTCTTTTACTTATAATATTACTGCCTCTTTTTACGGTTATCGCTTTAATTATTTATATTCAAGATTTTGGTACTCCTATTTTTAAACAAAAAAGACTGGGTAAAAATGGTGAAGAATTTCTTTTTTACAAATTTAGAAGTATGCCACTTGATACTCCTGACTTAGAGTCAAAAGAAAGAGATAAACTAGAAATCACTCCGTTTGGTACTTTTATAAGGCGCACAAATCTAGATGAACTACCTCAATTTTTTAATGTACTTGTAGGCGATATGAGTTTTATAGGCCCTAGACCACCTATATTGAAACAACTTTCATTAATTAAATTGAGAAAAGAAAATGGTTCGTTAAATTTAAGACCTGGGTTAACTGGATGGGCTCAAGTTAATTCTTATGATAACATGCCCGAGAATATTAAAGCAAAATTTGACGGCGAGTACTACGACAAAATTTCTTTAAAAATGGATTTAAAAATTCTTTTAAAGACTGTAGTTTACTTTACTAAAAAACCACCAACATATTAA
- a CDS encoding formyltransferase family protein, producing MKFAFVTCVQIGLSCIESIYEINGSLDLLMTLPDDKSVKKSGRIYLDEFAQSKNIPLIKINHINDQSAIDAIKEHNIDWLFIIGWSQIASKEVINATKIGAIGAHPTLLPEGRGRAAIPWAILKGLDKTGVTFFKMDEGVDTGLILGQEEVPIASTENATTLYSKVNKAHEILIKKLYPQLLAGTVTAHEQNEANASYWEGRKPADGLITQDMTMLYVDRLVRATSRPYPGAFIQNDKIKVIFWSGFTSKKAIIDELYYEFKLNDGYFYSDDFESVIL from the coding sequence ATGAAATTTGCATTCGTTACCTGTGTACAAATAGGGTTAAGTTGTATAGAATCTATTTATGAGATCAATGGTTCATTAGATCTTTTAATGACTTTACCAGATGATAAATCCGTAAAAAAATCTGGAAGAATTTATTTAGATGAATTTGCGCAAAGTAAAAATATACCATTAATTAAAATAAATCATATTAATGATCAAAGTGCAATTGATGCAATTAAGGAGCACAATATAGACTGGTTGTTTATTATAGGCTGGTCACAAATTGCTTCTAAGGAAGTTATCAATGCAACTAAAATAGGTGCCATAGGCGCACATCCTACATTACTACCAGAAGGTAGAGGTCGAGCTGCTATTCCATGGGCTATTTTAAAAGGACTTGATAAAACAGGAGTCACTTTTTTTAAAATGGATGAAGGCGTTGATACCGGTTTAATATTAGGTCAAGAGGAAGTTCCCATTGCGAGTACTGAGAATGCAACCACCTTGTATAGTAAAGTAAATAAAGCTCATGAAATACTCATTAAAAAATTATATCCTCAACTTCTAGCAGGAACGGTGACGGCTCATGAACAAAATGAAGCAAACGCTTCTTATTGGGAAGGTAGAAAACCAGCCGATGGATTAATAACGCAAGATATGACGATGCTATATGTAGATAGATTAGTTAGAGCTACTTCAAGACCTTATCCAGGAGCTTTTATACAGAATGATAAAATTAAGGTCATTTTCTGGAGTGGCTTTACTTCCAAAAAAGCAATCATTGATGAATTGTACTATGAATTTAAATTAAATGATGGTTATTTTTATAGTGATGATTTTGAATCTGTAATTTTGTAG
- a CDS encoding polysaccharide biosynthesis C-terminal domain-containing protein, translating into MKKIGITGQEGFLGRHILNNLKLFPDEYEIINYDKSFFADKSSLDQFVSSCDVIYHLAAMNRHEDQQFIYDTNVNLVKELIESLNRTSSQPHILFSSSSQEVQDNLYGKSKLKGRELLEFWAKENNASFTGFIIPNVYGPFGSPFYNSFVSTFCHLLNNDGTPEVVNDSEVNLIYVQNLVNAMLKPLNNKQGSINRIAVPEDGTYKVTEVLHLLNRYKNDYLNKGIMPSLENQFELNMFNTFRSFIDHKNHFPVVYTQHKDDRGAFVEIIRLEQHGQVSFSTTVPGVTRGNHYHTRKIERFSVIKGKALIELRKINTDEILSFYLDGDQPSYVDMPIWYTHNIKNIGDEELYTMFWINEFYNPNDADTYFETV; encoded by the coding sequence ATGAAAAAAATTGGAATTACTGGACAAGAAGGATTTTTAGGACGTCATATTCTTAATAATTTAAAGTTGTTTCCAGATGAGTATGAAATCATTAATTATGATAAATCTTTTTTTGCAGATAAAAGCTCTTTAGATCAATTTGTTTCAAGTTGTGACGTTATTTACCATCTTGCAGCTATGAATAGACATGAAGATCAGCAATTTATATATGATACTAATGTTAATTTGGTAAAAGAATTGATCGAATCATTAAATAGAACTAGCTCACAACCACACATTTTGTTTTCGTCATCCTCTCAGGAAGTTCAAGATAATTTATACGGTAAATCAAAACTTAAAGGGAGAGAGCTGTTAGAGTTTTGGGCAAAAGAAAATAATGCTAGTTTTACAGGTTTTATTATTCCTAATGTTTACGGACCTTTTGGAAGTCCTTTTTATAATTCTTTTGTTTCTACCTTTTGTCACCTTTTGAACAATGATGGTACGCCAGAGGTTGTCAATGATAGTGAGGTTAACTTGATTTATGTTCAAAATCTCGTTAACGCGATGTTAAAACCATTAAATAATAAACAAGGTTCTATAAATAGGATTGCAGTACCTGAAGATGGGACGTATAAAGTGACCGAGGTTCTTCACTTATTAAATAGATATAAAAATGATTACCTAAATAAAGGTATAATGCCGTCATTAGAGAATCAATTTGAGCTCAATATGTTCAATACTTTTAGGAGTTTCATTGATCATAAGAACCATTTTCCAGTTGTTTACACTCAACATAAAGACGATAGAGGAGCTTTTGTAGAAATCATTAGATTAGAACAACATGGACAAGTTTCATTTTCTACTACCGTACCAGGTGTTACCAGAGGTAATCATTACCATACTAGAAAGATAGAAAGATTTTCTGTGATTAAAGGAAAAGCTTTAATAGAACTTCGTAAAATAAATACAGATGAAATTTTAAGCTTTTATCTTGATGGTGATCAACCTTCCTACGTGGATATGCCTATATGGTATACTCATAATATTAAAAATATAGGTGATGAAGAATTATATACAATGTTTTGGATCAATGAATTTTATAATCCTAATGATGCAGACACTTACTTTGAAACAGTTTAA
- a CDS encoding 3-deoxy-manno-octulosonate cytidylyltransferase, translated as MKVVGVIPARYKSSRFEGKPLALINKKPMIIHVAEQVEKAIGKDNTFVATDDQRIYDLVISSGYQCVMTPDNCKTGTDRIWEFAKIVNADIYLNVQGDEPMVSPEDILKIIVEKKVNMNLVVNGMLPMSTQEDPKDINIPKVLVNKHNDLIYMSRLPIPGIKDSNMKFKPTYLKQVCIYAFSYEELEIYGSNNTKSLFESFEDIEILRFMDFDIKIRMVMMETETIAVDNPGDIIKVENALKKLQ; from the coding sequence ATGAAAGTTGTAGGAGTAATCCCAGCAAGATATAAGTCTTCCAGATTTGAAGGTAAGCCACTTGCGTTGATAAATAAAAAACCTATGATCATTCATGTTGCAGAGCAAGTTGAAAAAGCTATAGGTAAGGATAATACATTTGTGGCTACCGACGACCAAAGGATTTATGATCTAGTCATTTCCTCAGGATATCAGTGTGTCATGACTCCAGATAATTGCAAAACTGGAACTGACAGGATTTGGGAATTTGCAAAAATAGTCAACGCTGATATTTACTTAAATGTTCAAGGAGATGAACCTATGGTATCTCCTGAAGATATTCTCAAAATCATCGTAGAAAAAAAAGTAAACATGAATCTCGTTGTGAATGGCATGCTACCCATGTCAACTCAAGAAGATCCTAAAGATATTAATATTCCTAAAGTTCTTGTAAATAAACATAATGATTTGATTTATATGTCTCGTTTACCTATTCCTGGTATTAAAGACAGTAACATGAAATTTAAACCTACTTACCTAAAACAGGTTTGTATCTATGCCTTTAGCTATGAAGAGCTAGAGATCTATGGTTCAAATAATACAAAAAGTTTATTTGAAAGTTTTGAAGATATTGAAATCTTGAGATTTATGGATTTTGATATAAAAATTAGAATGGTAATGATGGAAACCGAAACCATAGCGGTAGATAATCCTGGAGACATAATTAAAGTAGAGAATGCCTTAAAAAAATTACAATGA
- the wecB gene encoding non-hydrolyzing UDP-N-acetylglucosamine 2-epimerase, translating into MKKLKVATVVGTRPEIIRLSRVLAALDASPAIEHTLIHTGQNYDYELNQIFFDDLGLRKPDYFLEAAGKNAAETVGNIMIKIDVLLEKLKPEAFLVLGDTNSCLCAIPAKKRQIPIFHMEAGNRCFDQRVPEETNRKIVDHTADVNLTYSDIAREYLLREGLPADRIIKTGSPMFEVLNYYMKEIKESNVLKEQNLENGKYFVISAHRQENINSDRNFFNLFDTLNEIAEKYNYPIIFSTHPRTKNRIDQAELKLHENIKFLKPLGFNDYNHLQANAFAVLSDSGTISEESSILNFRALNIREAHERPEAMEEGAVMMVGLEKERIIQGLEHLQFQDIDDKRNLRLVSDYSMPNVSEKVVRIIISYTDYIKKVVWRE; encoded by the coding sequence ATGAAAAAATTAAAAGTAGCCACGGTTGTAGGAACACGACCTGAAATAATAAGATTATCAAGAGTTCTTGCAGCATTAGATGCATCTCCAGCAATTGAGCATACATTAATTCATACTGGACAAAATTATGACTATGAATTGAATCAAATCTTTTTTGATGATTTAGGATTACGTAAACCAGATTATTTCTTAGAGGCAGCAGGTAAAAATGCAGCGGAGACTGTGGGTAACATCATGATTAAGATAGATGTATTACTAGAGAAGTTAAAGCCAGAAGCTTTTCTTGTTTTAGGTGATACAAACAGCTGTTTATGTGCTATTCCTGCTAAAAAGCGTCAGATCCCCATTTTTCACATGGAAGCAGGAAATAGGTGTTTTGATCAACGAGTACCTGAAGAAACAAATAGAAAAATTGTAGATCACACAGCTGACGTTAATTTAACTTACAGTGATATAGCAAGAGAATATTTGTTGAGAGAAGGTCTTCCAGCAGATAGAATCATCAAAACTGGGTCACCTATGTTTGAGGTTCTTAACTATTATATGAAGGAAATTAAAGAATCTAACGTCTTGAAAGAGCAAAATCTTGAAAATGGTAAGTATTTTGTTATTTCAGCTCATAGACAAGAAAACATAAACAGTGATAGAAATTTTTTCAACTTGTTTGACACGCTTAATGAAATAGCCGAAAAATATAATTACCCTATTATATTTTCTACTCATCCAAGAACTAAAAACAGAATAGACCAAGCTGAGTTAAAATTGCATGAAAATATTAAATTTTTAAAACCTCTAGGTTTTAATGATTACAATCACCTTCAAGCTAATGCCTTTGCTGTTTTATCAGATAGTGGTACAATTTCTGAAGAATCAAGTATTCTTAATTTTAGAGCTTTAAACATTAGAGAAGCTCATGAAAGGCCAGAGGCAATGGAAGAAGGTGCAGTCATGATGGTAGGATTAGAAAAAGAACGCATTATACAAGGTTTAGAACATCTTCAATTTCAAGATATTGATGATAAAAGAAATTTACGATTGGTGTCTGACTATTCAATGCCTAACGTAAGTGAAAAAGTGGTTAGAATAATAATTAGCTACACTGATTATATCAAAAAAGTAGTTTGGCGTGAGTAA
- a CDS encoding polysaccharide biosynthesis protein produces MKSKTLLITGGTGSFGNAVLKRFIDTDHFKEIRIFSRDEKKQHDMRKAFNNPKLKFYIGDVRNSDSILKAMRGVDYVFHAAALKQVPSCEFFPMEATRTNVIGTQNVIDAAEICEVNKVICLSTDKAAYPINAMGISKALMEKVAIAASRNLTKTTVCLTRYGNVMASRGSVIPLFIDQIESGESLTVTDPNMTRFLMSLDDAVELVLFAFEHGKSGDLFVNKAPAGTIGDLVTAMKQIFNVENPVKVIGTRHGEKLYETLCTREEMLKAEDMGDFFRIPADNRDLNYAQFFSEGEQDISTVDDYHSHNTQQLDATGMKVLIEKLKIIKDALSRKQ; encoded by the coding sequence ATGAAGAGTAAGACATTGTTAATTACAGGAGGAACAGGTTCATTTGGAAATGCAGTTCTTAAAAGATTTATTGATACTGACCATTTTAAAGAAATACGAATTTTTTCTAGAGATGAGAAAAAGCAGCATGACATGCGTAAGGCATTCAATAATCCTAAATTAAAGTTCTACATAGGCGATGTTAGGAATAGTGATAGTATTTTAAAAGCTATGCGTGGAGTAGACTATGTATTTCATGCAGCTGCATTAAAACAAGTTCCTTCCTGTGAGTTTTTTCCTATGGAGGCAACTAGAACAAATGTAATAGGAACGCAAAATGTAATCGATGCCGCTGAGATATGTGAAGTAAATAAGGTTATTTGCCTTAGCACAGATAAAGCAGCTTACCCTATAAATGCTATGGGAATTTCTAAAGCATTGATGGAGAAAGTTGCAATAGCAGCATCACGTAATCTCACTAAAACCACAGTTTGCCTTACGAGATATGGAAATGTGATGGCAAGTCGAGGATCTGTAATACCATTATTTATAGATCAAATAGAATCAGGAGAAAGTCTTACCGTCACAGACCCTAATATGACAAGATTTCTTATGTCACTCGATGACGCTGTAGAATTAGTTCTGTTTGCTTTTGAGCACGGTAAATCTGGAGATTTATTTGTAAACAAAGCCCCAGCAGGAACGATAGGAGATCTTGTAACTGCCATGAAACAAATATTTAATGTAGAAAATCCTGTTAAAGTAATAGGCACTAGACATGGTGAGAAATTATACGAAACCCTTTGTACTAGAGAGGAGATGTTGAAAGCAGAAGATATGGGTGATTTCTTTAGAATACCTGCAGATAATCGGGATCTTAATTATGCTCAATTCTTTTCAGAAGGTGAACAAGATATATCCACTGTGGATGACTATCACTCTCATAATACCCAACAGTTAGATGCAACTGGCATGAAAGTGCTTATAGAAAAACTAAAAATAATTAAGGATGCGCTTTCGCGAAAGCAATAA
- a CDS encoding cupin domain-containing protein yields MRFRESNKIKEPYIINGGSVEDSRGSVIFVNDFDLKEIRRFYQISNCDTNFERGWQGHKIESRWFQSLKGTISLSLIAFEDYKKGDKVRCSLFELSCDKPQVLYVPPGYVSCIKAKTKEHCLGVFSNYSLNAIKDEVRFELDYFDTIIEKRQ; encoded by the coding sequence ATGCGCTTTCGCGAAAGCAATAAAATAAAAGAACCCTATATAATTAACGGAGGCAGTGTGGAAGATAGTCGTGGCAGCGTGATTTTTGTTAATGATTTTGATTTAAAAGAAATACGAAGATTTTATCAAATTTCTAACTGTGATACTAACTTTGAGAGAGGATGGCAAGGCCATAAAATAGAAAGCAGGTGGTTTCAATCTCTGAAAGGAACTATTTCATTAAGTTTAATTGCTTTTGAAGATTATAAAAAAGGTGATAAGGTTAGATGTAGCCTATTTGAATTGTCATGCGATAAACCTCAGGTTTTATACGTCCCACCTGGTTATGTTTCTTGTATAAAAGCAAAGACTAAAGAACACTGTTTGGGAGTATTCTCAAATTACTCTCTTAATGCGATTAAAGATGAGGTAAGATTTGAATTGGACTATTTTGATACTATAATAGAAAAACGACAATGA